The Actinomycetota bacterium genome contains a region encoding:
- the dusB gene encoding tRNA dihydrouridine synthase DusB, whose translation MVFKDIADILSRLEKTVFPLFENLRKEYDCKNYPDLSQTEYSSFFIGNVKINNPVISAPMAGISDNTYRIFARFFGSSLLYSEMVTSYGLFYKHSKSIEMTHATEFERPFTLQLFGAKPEIVADAASMVEDRAEIIDINMGCPVPKVIKTGSGGALLKDEELMKQIVRRARKSIKKPLTVKLRLGWDFDSVNIERTAMIAESEGADAIAVHARTVRQGYSGHADYSHISNLKKKIKIPVIISGDIHNPFKALRLLRNINCEGIMIGRAARGNPWIFAIILMGIILSDKKMSDENAADFLKKFEKDIDYFLNNDIKVKILILYLKSLILFIGEEKAVKEFRKILGWAFKGIRNITDIKKDFFKINTFSEAEKVMTGLIGM comes from the coding sequence ATGGTTTTTAAAGATATTGCAGATATATTATCCCGGCTTGAAAAAACAGTTTTTCCGTTATTTGAAAATCTAAGAAAAGAATATGACTGTAAAAATTACCCTGATCTTTCACAGACTGAGTACAGCTCTTTTTTTATCGGGAATGTAAAAATAAATAATCCTGTGATTTCTGCACCTATGGCAGGCATCAGTGATAACACTTACAGGATTTTTGCAAGATTTTTTGGCAGCTCTCTTCTTTATTCTGAAATGGTTACAAGCTATGGACTGTTTTACAAACACAGCAAATCAATCGAAATGACTCATGCCACTGAATTTGAAAGACCTTTTACTCTCCAGTTATTTGGTGCAAAGCCTGAAATCGTCGCAGATGCTGCTTCAATGGTTGAAGACAGGGCAGAAATAATTGATATAAACATGGGTTGTCCTGTTCCAAAAGTAATAAAGACAGGCAGCGGGGGAGCTCTTTTAAAAGATGAAGAATTGATGAAGCAGATTGTAAGAAGGGCAAGAAAGTCTATAAAAAAACCCCTGACAGTAAAACTGAGGCTGGGATGGGATTTTGATTCAGTTAATATTGAAAGAACAGCTATGATCGCAGAGAGTGAAGGGGCTGATGCAATAGCGGTTCATGCCAGAACCGTAAGACAGGGATACAGCGGTCATGCTGATTATTCGCATATAAGCAATTTAAAAAAGAAAATAAAAATACCTGTTATAATAAGCGGAGACATACATAATCCTTTTAAAGCCTTAAGATTATTGCGGAATATAAATTGTGAAGGGATAATGATAGGAAGAGCAGCAAGAGGAAATCCATGGATTTTTGCAATAATTCTTATGGGGATTATTCTTTCAGACAAGAAGATGTCTGATGAGAATGCTGCTGATTTTCTAAAAAAGTTTGAAAAAGATATTGATTATTTTTTAAATAACGATATAAAAGTAAAGATACTTATTTTATATCTGAAATCTTTAATTCTTTTTATAGGAGAGGAAAAGGCGGTTAAGGAGTTTCGTAAGATTCTTGGCTGGGCTTTTAAAGGAATAAGAAATATAACGGATATAAAAAAAGACTTCTTTAAAATAAATACTTTTTCGGAAGCAGAAAAAGTAATGACTGGCTTAATCGGGATGTAG
- a CDS encoding type III pantothenate kinase produces the protein MFLAIDIGNTHTVIGLFREDEIIASWRIGTSRYKYETSDEMGTIIINFLKNSGFEKNEIKDIAISSVVPRVMNEIGNMSRKYFRVEPLIIDSTINTGLKTLYDFPEEIGADRIANSVAAIDLYGKPAIVADFGTATTFDIISCAGEYVGGVIAPGIEISSEALFNVAAKLSKVDLNWPETIIGKNTSHALRAGILYGFLGQVDYILEKIIEEMNASGKKFDPVIIGNGGLSVLLENKSRYINVFDMNLTLKGIRILFKRNKK, from the coding sequence ATGTTTCTTGCAATAGATATTGGCAATACCCATACAGTCATAGGGTTATTCAGGGAAGACGAAATAATTGCTTCATGGAGAATTGGAACTTCCCGCTACAAGTATGAAACGTCTGATGAAATGGGAACAATCATAATAAATTTCCTTAAAAATTCCGGATTTGAGAAAAATGAGATAAAAGATATAGCTATTTCCAGTGTTGTTCCCAGGGTCATGAATGAGATTGGGAATATGAGCAGAAAGTATTTCAGGGTTGAACCGCTGATTATAGACAGCACCATAAATACGGGACTTAAAACATTATATGATTTTCCGGAGGAGATAGGTGCTGACAGGATAGCCAATTCAGTGGCAGCAATCGATTTATACGGTAAGCCGGCCATAGTGGCTGACTTCGGTACCGCAACTACATTTGATATAATATCTTGCGCCGGCGAATATGTGGGCGGAGTAATAGCTCCGGGAATTGAAATTTCGTCCGAGGCATTGTTTAATGTAGCGGCTAAACTTTCAAAAGTTGATTTAAACTGGCCTGAAACCATAATAGGAAAAAACACCTCTCATGCTCTCAGAGCCGGAATTCTTTACGGTTTTCTCGGGCAGGTGGATTATATCCTTGAAAAGATTATTGAAGAAATGAATGCTTCAGGAAAAAAGTTTGATCCGGTTATTATAGGTAATGGCGGACTATCTGTTCTCCTTGAAAATAAAAGCCGCTATATCAATGTTTTTGACATGAATCTTACTCTTAAAGGAATAAGGATTTTGTTCAAAAGAAATAAAAAATAG